In Nitrosococcus oceani ATCC 19707, the following proteins share a genomic window:
- the ctaD gene encoding cytochrome c oxidase subunit I: MKESEKPFEKSPRDVEPLAEAPPLEVQRAQEERLLKAWKTPQGWRYWSAVNNSEVGMWYTGAAFAFFLFGGILALLMRTQLAVPENDFVSADTYNQLFTLHGSVMMFLFAVPLFEAFAIFVLPEMLGARDLPFPRLSAYGFWSFVLGGVFVCGSIFFNAAPQGGWFMYPPLATQYQPGIGNDIWLLGLSFIELASIAAAVEIIVGVLKTRPPGMRINLIPLYGWYILVVAVMVLFAFPPLIAGDILFELERMLDWPFFDVARGGDPVLWQHLFWIFGHPEVYIIFLPSIALVAMIVPTFARTPMVGYSWIVLAAVGTGFLSFGLWVHHMFTTGLPGVSLGFFSAASVAVAIPTGVQIFCFIATLLAGRVVRSTPMLFVLGGLVIFVLGGLTGVMVALVPFNMQAHDSYFIVAHLHYVLVGGAVFPVLAAFYYFFPMVNGKKLSDRLGKVAFWLIFTGFNVAFFPMHLSGLQGLPRRVFTYPADTGFDLLNLISTVGAFILAAGVAVFAWDVIRPRKQQPYAERNPWGAGTLEWLTQMPGKPWGTRSIPEIDGRYPLWDQPNFMRDVDEGRFYLPDAEEGKRETIVTSTIDAQPIQCLRVPGPTFLAFFAAMFTGGVFIFATFHWWWLTVISGGLALGTILLWLWTGTAIIPEKGEKDVGLGLTLPLYGSGPKSVGWWAMLITMIGDMTAYAGLVFGYFFYWTVHDNFPPDPSPGPGLFWPLLAGALLLSAWLLMVLARYWNRRDWAGGFHGALVTAIALALAGGLALFAGPWLAGLDPTQHVYPAIVWVLVLWTLVHIAIGVIMQLYCIARRWAGKLSAQHDIDIINVRLYWHFMAITVLVTIAVIAGFPLIA; the protein is encoded by the coding sequence ATGAAAGAGTCGGAGAAGCCATTCGAAAAATCCCCTCGGGATGTAGAACCTCTTGCCGAAGCCCCGCCACTGGAAGTCCAGCGCGCCCAGGAAGAACGGTTGCTGAAAGCTTGGAAAACGCCCCAAGGGTGGCGTTACTGGTCGGCCGTCAACAACTCGGAAGTAGGCATGTGGTATACGGGAGCCGCCTTCGCCTTTTTCCTCTTCGGCGGCATCCTGGCGCTGTTGATGCGCACTCAGCTCGCGGTTCCGGAAAACGATTTTGTCTCGGCTGACACCTATAACCAGCTCTTTACGTTGCACGGCTCGGTGATGATGTTCCTGTTTGCCGTGCCGCTCTTTGAGGCGTTCGCCATTTTTGTCTTGCCAGAGATGCTAGGCGCCCGGGATTTACCTTTTCCGCGCCTGTCCGCCTATGGTTTCTGGAGCTTTGTGCTGGGGGGCGTTTTCGTCTGCGGTTCCATTTTCTTTAACGCCGCTCCTCAAGGCGGCTGGTTTATGTACCCGCCGTTAGCGACCCAGTACCAGCCGGGTATTGGTAATGATATCTGGTTGCTGGGTTTAAGCTTTATCGAACTGGCTTCCATTGCCGCCGCTGTTGAAATTATCGTGGGAGTGCTGAAGACCCGGCCGCCGGGCATGCGGATCAACCTTATCCCCCTCTACGGCTGGTACATTCTGGTGGTAGCGGTCATGGTCCTATTTGCCTTCCCCCCACTTATTGCCGGGGACATTTTGTTTGAGCTGGAGCGGATGCTGGATTGGCCCTTTTTCGATGTGGCCCGAGGCGGTGACCCAGTTTTATGGCAACATCTCTTTTGGATTTTCGGGCACCCGGAAGTTTATATCATTTTCCTGCCTTCCATTGCCCTGGTGGCGATGATCGTGCCGACATTCGCCCGCACCCCCATGGTGGGATATAGCTGGATCGTATTGGCGGCGGTGGGCACGGGCTTTTTGAGCTTTGGACTGTGGGTGCATCATATGTTCACCACCGGACTGCCGGGAGTTTCCCTGGGGTTTTTCTCCGCTGCTTCCGTGGCTGTGGCTATTCCAACGGGGGTGCAGATTTTCTGTTTTATCGCCACCCTTTTGGCGGGCCGGGTGGTGCGTTCGACTCCCATGCTTTTTGTCCTCGGTGGCCTGGTTATCTTTGTGCTTGGAGGACTGACTGGCGTCATGGTGGCCCTGGTGCCCTTCAACATGCAGGCCCATGACAGCTATTTTATCGTGGCTCATCTTCATTATGTGCTCGTTGGCGGCGCGGTTTTTCCGGTGCTCGCCGCTTTTTACTATTTTTTTCCCATGGTCAACGGCAAAAAGCTCTCGGACCGGCTTGGGAAGGTTGCCTTTTGGCTGATATTTACTGGTTTTAATGTCGCCTTTTTTCCCATGCACCTAAGCGGCCTACAGGGTCTGCCCCGGCGGGTATTTACCTACCCCGCCGATACGGGGTTCGATCTGTTGAACCTGATTTCAACCGTGGGCGCCTTCATTCTGGCCGCGGGAGTCGCGGTCTTCGCTTGGGATGTTATCCGCCCACGAAAGCAACAGCCCTACGCCGAGCGCAATCCCTGGGGCGCGGGCACCCTGGAATGGTTGACCCAGATGCCCGGCAAGCCTTGGGGCACCCGCTCCATTCCCGAGATCGACGGTCGCTATCCCTTGTGGGATCAGCCCAATTTCATGCGCGATGTGGATGAGGGCCGTTTCTACCTGCCCGATGCCGAAGAGGGGAAGCGGGAGACGATTGTTACCTCCACCATTGACGCCCAGCCCATCCAGTGCTTGCGCGTGCCGGGGCCAACCTTCCTCGCCTTCTTTGCGGCCATGTTCACGGGCGGGGTGTTTATCTTTGCCACCTTCCACTGGTGGTGGCTAACCGTCATTAGCGGTGGGTTGGCCCTCGGCACCATTCTCCTCTGGCTGTGGACGGGAACGGCTATCATTCCCGAGAAAGGGGAGAAGGACGTGGGCCTTGGCCTGACGCTGCCGCTGTACGGATCGGGTCCGAAGTCGGTGGGCTGGTGGGCGATGTTGATTACCATGATCGGGGATATGACGGCCTACGCCGGACTTGTGTTCGGTTACTTCTTTTACTGGACGGTGCATGATAATTTTCCGCCTGATCCCTCGCCAGGCCCGGGCCTGTTTTGGCCGCTGCTGGCGGGTGCGCTACTGTTGAGCGCGTGGCTGCTCATGGTATTGGCGCGGTATTGGAATAGGCGCGACTGGGCAGGGGGCTTCCATGGCGCCTTGGTAACCGCCATTGCCCTGGCGCTTGCGGGTGGCCTCGCCCTCTTTGCCGGTCCCTGGTTGGCGGGACTGGACCCGACCCAGCATGTCTACCCCGCCATTGTTTGGGTGTTGGTCCTATGGACTTTAGTCCATATAGCTATCGGGGTAATTATGCAGCTCTATTGTATTGCGCGGCGGTGGGCGGGAAAATTGAGCGCCCAGCATGATATCGATATTATCAATGTCAGGCTCTACTGGCATTTTATGGCGATTACCGTGCTTGTCACCATAGCTGTTATTGCCGGTTTCCCCCTAATTGCTTGA
- the coxB gene encoding cytochrome c oxidase subunit II produces MGCEGPQSALNPAGRGAEQIAQLFWWLVAVNTLIWILVVGLAVYAAQLRPGAHPHRRAKLLIIGGGVIFPILVLTIYLTYGLSLMPALLKPADSDDLQIAVSGEQWWWRVRYLSSSGGEVIELANEIRLPLGESVNLLLDSPDVIHSFWVPSLTGKMDMIPGRISRLTLKATKVGVYHGVCAEYCGSAHALMKLDVVVMTPDAFAAWLAAQGQPAAVPQQALAARGQELFQFEGCSACHTIRGTAADGQVGPDLTHVGSRLSLGAGTLPNKPAAFLRWIAHTEKVKPGVHMPAFGMLPEKDLRALAMFLEGLQ; encoded by the coding sequence ATGGGGTGCGAGGGACCACAGTCGGCGCTCAATCCGGCGGGACGTGGGGCGGAGCAGATCGCTCAGCTTTTCTGGTGGCTGGTTGCCGTTAATACCCTTATCTGGATTTTGGTTGTTGGCCTGGCCGTTTATGCTGCCCAGCTTCGGCCTGGCGCGCACCCGCACCGCCGGGCCAAGCTCCTGATCATTGGCGGTGGCGTTATTTTCCCGATATTAGTGCTCACCATTTACCTGACCTATGGATTATCGCTGATGCCGGCATTGCTGAAGCCAGCGGATTCAGATGATCTCCAGATTGCCGTTTCGGGCGAGCAGTGGTGGTGGCGGGTACGCTATCTTTCTTCTAGCGGGGGAGAGGTCATCGAGCTTGCCAACGAAATCCGTCTCCCGCTGGGGGAGTCCGTTAATTTGTTACTTGACAGCCCTGATGTCATTCACTCTTTCTGGGTGCCTTCCTTGACCGGTAAGATGGACATGATTCCAGGGCGGATTAGCCGGCTGACGCTTAAAGCCACCAAGGTCGGCGTTTATCATGGGGTCTGTGCCGAGTACTGTGGCAGCGCCCATGCGCTCATGAAACTGGATGTGGTGGTGATGACGCCAGATGCCTTTGCCGCCTGGCTGGCGGCTCAAGGACAGCCGGCGGCGGTGCCCCAGCAGGCGTTGGCGGCACGCGGCCAGGAGTTATTCCAGTTTGAGGGCTGTAGCGCCTGTCACACCATCCGCGGCACGGCGGCCGACGGCCAGGTGGGGCCTGATCTTACCCATGTGGGCAGCCGGCTAAGCCTGGGTGCTGGCACTCTGCCCAACAAACCGGCAGCGTTTCTACGCTGGATCGCCCATACCGAAAAAGTCAAGCCGGGAGTCCACATGCCTGCCTTTGGAATGTTGCCCGAGAAGGATTTGCGGGCGCTGGCGATGTTCTTGGAAGGATTGCAGTAA
- a CDS encoding ABC transporter substrate-binding protein: MNYNGYFMSMLGGPLVFSLVRWLGVFALPWLTACSGEVLNSPYPAAGKVQNVAYSSFNLRPKTLDPARSYSANEIVFTGQIYEPPLQYHYLLRPYSLEPLTAQAMPQVTYVDAAGNPLPPEAPFREVAYSIYEIQIQPGIHYQPHPAFAKDETGRFLYHELSPGELAGIYKLSDFPHRGSRELVAADYVYQIKRLASPWVHSPILGLMSRYIVGMKTYTQTLVAAQEKDKGNYLDLRAYPLRGAEVVDRYTYRLTIEGKYPQLRYWLAMPFFAPVPWEADRFYAQSGMAERNLNLDWYPVGTGPYMLTENDPNRRMVLERNPNFHGETYPAQGMPGDKAAGLLVDGGESLPFIDRVVFSLEKESIPYWNKFLQGYYDTSAVTSDSFDQALRIAGGGEELTLTEEMKTKGIKLVTAIGTSISYLGFNMLDPIVGGDSERARKLRQAISIAIDYEEFISIFANSQGIAAQGPLPPGIFGHQSGKEGINPHVYNWKNGQPRRKSLQTARRLLIEAGYPNGRDAESGKPLLLYFDTTGKGPDSASLVSWMRKQFQKLNIQLVVRETDYNRFQDKMRQGNAQIFQWGWTADYPDPENFLFLLYGPEGKVRHGGENAANYSNPEFNRLFQEMKSMENGPERLTKIWKMVAIVRRDAPWVWGFHPKEVSLLHAWNFNVQPNLMANNTLKYRRIDPQLRARLRKEWNRPLLWPLGALLAVLVLGAAPAVVTYWRKEYRPGWAVVPGEGRGSQRKVPG; this comes from the coding sequence ATGAACTATAATGGATATTTCATGAGCATGTTAGGAGGCCCCTTGGTATTTTCTCTCGTGCGCTGGTTGGGAGTCTTCGCTTTGCCGTGGTTGACGGCTTGTAGCGGAGAAGTATTGAACAGTCCTTATCCTGCCGCCGGCAAGGTCCAAAATGTCGCCTATTCAAGCTTCAATTTACGCCCTAAGACCCTGGACCCGGCTCGTTCCTATAGTGCTAATGAAATAGTCTTTACTGGCCAGATTTATGAGCCTCCCCTGCAATATCATTATCTCTTGCGCCCCTACAGCCTGGAGCCTCTGACCGCTCAAGCCATGCCCCAGGTGACTTACGTGGACGCCGCCGGCAATCCTCTTCCCCCAGAAGCCCCGTTTAGAGAGGTAGCCTATAGCATTTATGAAATTCAGATTCAGCCAGGCATTCATTATCAACCCCATCCCGCATTTGCCAAGGATGAAACGGGCCGGTTTCTCTATCATGAGCTAAGCCCTGGAGAGTTGGCTGGAATCTATAAGCTTAGCGATTTTCCCCATAGGGGTAGCCGGGAATTGGTAGCGGCCGATTATGTTTACCAAATCAAACGCCTGGCTTCCCCCTGGGTGCATTCCCCCATTTTGGGCCTGATGAGCCGTTATATCGTGGGAATGAAGACCTATACCCAAACTTTGGTGGCGGCTCAAGAGAAGGACAAGGGAAACTATTTAGATCTTCGCGCTTACCCTCTTCGGGGAGCGGAAGTGGTGGACCGCTATACTTATCGCTTGACCATCGAAGGTAAATATCCCCAACTGCGCTACTGGCTGGCCATGCCTTTTTTTGCTCCGGTGCCCTGGGAGGCGGATCGGTTTTATGCTCAGTCAGGCATGGCGGAACGCAATTTGAACCTTGATTGGTATCCTGTCGGCACGGGTCCCTATATGCTCACGGAAAATGACCCTAACCGCCGCATGGTGCTGGAGCGTAATCCGAACTTCCATGGCGAGACTTATCCTGCTCAGGGGATGCCAGGCGATAAAGCGGCTGGTCTCCTGGTGGACGGGGGCGAGTCCTTGCCTTTCATCGATCGGGTCGTGTTTAGCCTGGAAAAGGAGAGTATCCCCTATTGGAATAAATTCTTGCAAGGCTACTACGATACGTCCGCAGTCACCTCGGATAGTTTTGATCAGGCTTTACGTATTGCTGGAGGAGGAGAAGAGCTGACTTTGACTGAGGAGATGAAAACCAAGGGGATCAAGCTGGTTACGGCTATCGGGACTTCCATCTCTTATCTGGGTTTTAATATGCTGGACCCGATAGTCGGGGGCGATAGCGAGCGGGCACGTAAACTGCGCCAGGCCATTTCCATTGCCATTGACTATGAGGAGTTTATTTCCATTTTTGCTAATAGCCAGGGGATTGCCGCCCAGGGACCTTTACCGCCCGGGATTTTTGGCCACCAAAGTGGTAAAGAGGGTATTAATCCCCATGTTTATAACTGGAAGAACGGACAGCCTCGCCGCAAGTCTCTCCAGACAGCCCGCCGGCTCTTGATTGAGGCCGGTTATCCGAATGGCCGGGACGCCGAGAGCGGCAAACCTCTTTTATTATATTTCGATACCACGGGTAAGGGCCCGGACAGTGCGTCTTTAGTAAGTTGGATGCGGAAGCAATTCCAAAAGTTGAATATCCAATTAGTTGTGCGCGAGACTGATTACAACCGCTTTCAAGATAAAATGCGTCAGGGAAATGCCCAGATTTTTCAATGGGGATGGACTGCTGATTATCCCGATCCAGAAAACTTTCTCTTTTTGCTCTATGGGCCGGAGGGCAAAGTTCGCCATGGGGGGGAGAATGCGGCCAACTACAGCAATCCTGAGTTTAACCGGCTTTTTCAAGAAATGAAAAGCATGGAAAATGGCCCGGAGCGCCTGACCAAGATTTGGAAGATGGTGGCTATTGTTCGCCGGGATGCCCCTTGGGTATGGGGGTTTCATCCTAAGGAGGTGAGCTTGCTCCATGCCTGGAATTTCAATGTCCAGCCTAATTTAATGGCTAATAATACCCTCAAATACCGCCGCATTGATCCTCAACTGCGGGCGCGGCTGCGGAAGGAATGGAATCGTCCCTTGCTCTGGCCCCTGGGGGCACTGTTAGCCGTCCTTGTTCTGGGAGCAGCGCCTGCAGTGGTCACCTACTGGCGCAAAGAGTATCGGCCGGGCTGGGCAGTGGTGCCAGGAGAAGGCAGAGGAAGTCAGAGAAAAGTGCCTGGATAA
- a CDS encoding enoyl-ACP reductase FabI: MGFLADKKALIVGIASPRSIAWGIAQAMKREGAELALTYQNEKLQGRVEKLALQCDTDITLPCDVSNDEQIEELFTHLDDYWDHVDIIVHSVAFAPRDQLQGDYLENVTREGFRTAHDISSYSFAALAKAGRTMMHGRNGALLTLSYLGAERTIPNYNVMGVAKASLEANVRYMATALGSEGIRVNAVSAGPIKTLAAAGIDDFNKFLTYSERNTPLKRNVTTEEVGNAAAFLCSDLASGITGEILYVDGGYHIIGMGE; this comes from the coding sequence ATGGGTTTTCTAGCAGATAAAAAAGCTCTTATTGTAGGTATCGCCAGCCCCCGCTCCATTGCTTGGGGAATTGCCCAGGCCATGAAGCGGGAAGGCGCGGAACTGGCGCTGACCTATCAAAATGAGAAACTTCAGGGACGGGTTGAAAAGCTGGCCCTCCAATGCGATACCGATATTACCCTGCCCTGCGATGTCAGCAACGACGAACAAATCGAGGAACTGTTTACCCATTTAGACGATTATTGGGATCATGTGGATATCATTGTCCACTCGGTGGCCTTTGCGCCCCGGGATCAATTGCAAGGGGACTACCTGGAAAACGTTACCCGGGAAGGCTTCCGGACTGCTCACGATATCAGTTCCTATAGCTTTGCCGCCCTCGCCAAAGCAGGCCGGACCATGATGCATGGCCGCAATGGCGCCCTCCTCACGCTCAGCTACCTAGGCGCGGAACGAACCATCCCTAACTATAATGTCATGGGGGTAGCAAAAGCTAGTCTCGAAGCCAATGTACGCTATATGGCCACCGCCCTAGGGTCCGAGGGAATCCGGGTTAATGCCGTCTCCGCCGGTCCCATCAAAACGTTAGCCGCGGCAGGTATTGACGATTTCAATAAATTTCTGACTTATTCCGAGCGCAATACGCCCCTCAAACGCAACGTCACTACGGAGGAAGTCGGCAATGCAGCAGCTTTTCTGTGCTCCGATTTAGCCTCTGGCATTACCGGCGAAATCCTTTATGTGGACGGGGGCTATCATATCATCGGGATGGGCGAATAG
- a CDS encoding dicarboxylate/amino acid:cation symporter — protein MPHRTALILLGLIIVGVIAGVLAGWYAGPRMEAVAWLGALFLNALKMTIIPLILSAVITGVASLGDVRKLGRVGTITIGYYACTTAIAVAIGLLMVNLIQPGSGISLGEGPIPEGVAAKGEMGIDDILLSLVSPNLVNAAAEGQLLPLIVFAILFSATLTTLGDKGQPVLAFFEGVNEAMMKLVVWIMYLAPVGIFALIAARLGQTGGGEAFLGEVSAVGWHVVTVLSGLALHFGVLLLILFFITGRGWDYLFTMLRALLTAFGTASSSATLPLTMECVRENGIDPRAVRFVLPLGSTINMDGTALYESAAAMFIAQAYGISLGLEQQALIFVTATLAAIGAAGIPEAGLVTLVIVLNAVGLPLEGVGLLLAVDWFLDRFRTSINVWGDSVGAAVLARFLPNNPS, from the coding sequence ATGCCCCATCGCACAGCGCTTATACTCCTTGGATTGATTATCGTTGGCGTGATCGCAGGCGTCCTGGCGGGATGGTACGCTGGCCCCAGGATGGAAGCCGTAGCCTGGCTGGGCGCCCTATTCCTCAACGCCCTCAAGATGACTATCATCCCCCTTATTCTATCCGCAGTGATTACCGGTGTAGCCAGCTTAGGGGATGTCCGTAAACTAGGCCGGGTAGGTACGATCACTATCGGCTACTATGCCTGCACTACCGCTATTGCGGTGGCTATTGGCCTCCTCATGGTTAATCTTATCCAACCCGGCAGCGGTATTTCCCTTGGAGAAGGGCCGATTCCAGAAGGGGTAGCCGCCAAGGGAGAGATGGGCATTGACGACATTTTACTCTCTCTGGTCTCTCCTAATCTGGTCAACGCCGCGGCTGAAGGACAGCTCTTGCCTCTTATCGTCTTTGCTATTTTATTCTCTGCCACCCTCACCACCCTGGGAGATAAGGGCCAGCCGGTGCTGGCCTTCTTTGAGGGCGTCAACGAAGCCATGATGAAGTTAGTGGTATGGATCATGTATCTGGCACCAGTGGGTATCTTCGCCCTGATTGCCGCCCGCCTGGGACAAACCGGCGGCGGGGAAGCCTTTCTCGGGGAGGTCAGCGCCGTGGGCTGGCATGTGGTGACGGTACTTTCCGGATTGGCCCTGCACTTTGGGGTGTTGCTGCTAATATTATTTTTTATTACCGGCCGGGGTTGGGATTACCTGTTCACCATGCTCCGCGCCCTGCTGACCGCCTTTGGCACGGCCAGCTCCTCCGCCACACTACCCCTCACCATGGAGTGCGTACGGGAAAATGGCATTGATCCCCGAGCCGTCCGTTTCGTCTTACCCTTGGGTTCCACCATCAATATGGATGGTACAGCCCTATACGAATCAGCGGCGGCGATGTTCATCGCCCAAGCTTATGGAATTTCTCTGGGCTTGGAACAACAGGCCCTTATCTTTGTAACAGCCACTCTAGCCGCCATTGGCGCCGCGGGCATTCCCGAGGCTGGTTTAGTCACCCTTGTCATTGTATTAAATGCCGTCGGCCTCCCCCTTGAAGGGGTGGGACTGCTGCTCGCCGTTGACTGGTTTCTAGATCGCTTTCGCACCTCCATCAATGTCTGGGGCGATTCAGTAGGAGCCGCCGTTTTGGCCCGCTTTTTACCTAATAACCCAAGCTAG